Proteins from one Luteibaculum oceani genomic window:
- a CDS encoding glycosyltransferase has translation MKIVLIGPAYPYRGGIADTNESFAISLQELGHQVELWTFSVQYPNFIFPGKTQYSEDPAPKNLLIRREINSINPFNWIRTGLKLRKEAPDLVIVRFWLPYMAPSLSTITRFLGKKTTKLAFCDNIIPHERRFGDVMLTNYFVKPFDGFITMSSTVYKELEEFTQKKKVNIPHPINLNLPNILNRNQALNKLELDPSNKYVLFFGIVRKYKGLHLLLHSFSTAVKNNPALKLLVVGEFYDDEKEYSDLIDSLNIQDHVIVRNEYVATQDLNIYFGAADLIAQTYITASQSGVTQIALHFEKPILVTDVGGLSEIVKHNKTGYVCNKDENEIAETILSHFDANNTLPLQENILKEKVDYSWHNFARKALRLAESL, from the coding sequence ATGAAAATAGTTCTTATTGGCCCCGCTTATCCATACAGGGGTGGCATTGCAGACACCAATGAATCTTTTGCTATTTCGCTTCAAGAATTAGGTCATCAAGTGGAATTGTGGACCTTTAGTGTGCAGTATCCAAACTTTATCTTTCCCGGTAAAACCCAATATTCTGAAGATCCTGCTCCTAAAAATCTCTTAATAAGAAGGGAAATAAATTCCATTAACCCTTTTAACTGGATTAGAACCGGGTTAAAACTCAGAAAGGAAGCCCCTGACTTGGTTATTGTGAGATTTTGGTTGCCATACATGGCCCCCTCCCTATCGACCATTACTCGGTTTTTAGGTAAAAAAACGACCAAATTGGCATTCTGCGATAACATCATCCCCCACGAAAGAAGATTTGGGGATGTAATGCTCACAAATTACTTCGTTAAGCCCTTCGATGGTTTTATTACCATGTCTTCAACGGTTTACAAAGAATTGGAAGAGTTTACTCAAAAAAAGAAGGTCAACATTCCTCATCCTATCAACTTAAACCTCCCAAACATTTTAAATCGCAATCAGGCCTTAAATAAATTGGAGCTAGACCCCAGCAACAAATATGTCCTATTCTTTGGCATTGTAAGGAAATACAAAGGGCTTCATCTCCTACTCCACTCATTTAGTACTGCTGTTAAAAATAATCCAGCATTAAAATTACTTGTAGTTGGTGAGTTTTACGATGATGAAAAGGAGTATAGTGATCTTATTGACAGTCTTAATATCCAGGACCATGTAATTGTTCGAAACGAATATGTGGCGACCCAAGATCTCAACATCTATTTTGGAGCGGCAGATTTAATTGCTCAAACCTACATCACTGCGAGTCAGAGTGGAGTAACACAAATCGCTCTTCATTTCGAGAAACCAATACTAGTTACCGATGTTGGGGGATTGTCAGAAATAGTAAAACACAATAAAACGGGATACGTCTGCAATAAAGACGAAAACGAAATTGCAGAAACCATCCTTTCTCATTTCGATGCCAACAACACACTTCCACTTCAAGAGAACATTTTAAAAGAAAAAGTAGACTACTCTTGGCACAACTTTGCACGAAAAGCGCTTAGGCTTGCAGAATCCCTCTAA
- a CDS encoding ABC-F family ATP-binding cassette domain-containing protein — protein sequence MNLLSVENLTKFYGELCLFKDISFGIDQGQKIALVARNGSGKSTLFKILMKREPADEGSVVFRKETRVAFLDQDELFDPNITVKAALLSGNHPGLEALEEYQLAVLKEDNARIEELSQKVDELNAWDAEARAIAIADNLGLSPIFDRKCGKLSGGQLKRLSLAKTLVSEPDLLMLDEPTNHLDLNMIEWLERYLSQSNITVFLVTHDRFFLDRVCDEIIELRDQSLLRFKGNYGYYLEKKQEQEDQLIATTEKAKNLYKRELEWIRRMPKARGTKAKSRVDAFSETKKKAHVKLKKEQVALEVKSERLGTKTVELHKISKTLGDKPILNKFSYLFKRGEKIGLVGKNGMGKSTLLNIITGSLKPDSGKVIIGDTVKFGYYTQKGLDVADDIKVIDAIKDIAEIIPLEGGKKLTASQMLERFLFSPKKQYQLVGTLSGGEKKRLQLLRVLMTNPNFLILDEPTNDLDIETLQVLEDFLLEYKGCVVVVTHDRFFLDKIVDHLFVYLKPGEIKDFPGNYSQFRIWEKENVLSETKEQVEPNKPKEQESINTVPSVEKKKLSYNEQREFGLLEEEIEKLEQKKLDLTEKLESGESDHEKLMKWGQELTEITNTIDEKTMRWLELSERA from the coding sequence ATGAATTTATTATCCGTGGAAAATCTCACCAAGTTTTATGGTGAGCTTTGCTTGTTTAAAGACATTTCATTTGGAATAGACCAAGGGCAGAAGATTGCTTTGGTAGCTAGAAATGGAAGTGGTAAATCCACCCTATTCAAAATCCTAATGAAAAGAGAACCAGCTGATGAGGGTTCTGTAGTTTTTAGAAAAGAAACTAGAGTGGCTTTTTTGGATCAGGACGAATTATTTGATCCAAACATAACCGTAAAAGCCGCACTGCTCAGCGGAAATCATCCCGGACTAGAAGCTCTGGAAGAATATCAACTAGCCGTGTTAAAAGAAGACAACGCTAGGATTGAAGAGTTAAGTCAAAAAGTCGATGAATTAAATGCCTGGGATGCAGAAGCAAGAGCTATTGCCATTGCCGACAACTTAGGTCTTTCTCCCATTTTTGACCGAAAGTGCGGTAAACTAAGTGGCGGGCAATTAAAGCGTTTATCTCTGGCTAAAACTCTGGTTTCGGAACCAGATTTATTAATGTTAGATGAGCCAACCAACCATTTGGATTTAAATATGATTGAATGGCTAGAACGCTATTTAAGTCAATCTAACATTACCGTATTTCTTGTTACTCACGATAGATTTTTCTTGGATAGAGTATGCGATGAAATAATTGAGTTAAGAGACCAATCTCTACTGAGATTTAAAGGGAACTACGGTTATTATCTGGAGAAAAAACAGGAGCAGGAAGATCAATTAATTGCGACTACCGAAAAGGCTAAAAATCTATACAAGCGAGAATTAGAGTGGATTCGAAGAATGCCTAAAGCACGTGGAACCAAGGCTAAATCTAGAGTAGATGCTTTTTCTGAAACAAAAAAGAAAGCGCACGTAAAACTTAAAAAGGAACAGGTTGCACTAGAGGTTAAATCAGAAAGGTTAGGCACCAAAACAGTTGAATTACACAAGATTTCTAAAACGCTTGGTGATAAACCAATACTGAATAAATTCTCATACCTTTTTAAAAGGGGTGAAAAAATTGGATTAGTTGGGAAAAATGGAATGGGAAAATCCACCCTGCTCAACATCATTACAGGTAGTCTTAAACCAGACTCAGGGAAAGTTATAATCGGCGACACCGTTAAATTTGGATACTACACCCAAAAAGGACTGGATGTTGCAGATGATATTAAGGTGATTGACGCGATTAAGGATATTGCTGAAATCATACCGCTTGAAGGAGGGAAAAAACTTACCGCATCTCAGATGTTAGAACGATTCCTTTTTAGCCCGAAAAAGCAATATCAATTGGTCGGAACCCTTTCTGGTGGGGAAAAGAAACGACTTCAATTGTTGCGGGTGCTTATGACCAATCCCAATTTTTTAATTCTGGATGAGCCCACAAACGATTTAGATATTGAAACCCTGCAAGTTCTAGAAGATTTCTTACTGGAATATAAGGGTTGTGTTGTGGTTGTAACCCACGATAGATTTTTCCTCGACAAGATCGTCGACCACCTATTCGTATACCTAAAACCCGGAGAAATTAAGGACTTTCCTGGAAATTATAGTCAGTTTAGAATTTGGGAAAAGGAAAACGTCTTGTCGGAGACAAAAGAACAAGTTGAACCCAATAAACCAAAGGAGCAGGAATCTATAAATACAGTCCCTTCCGTTGAGAAGAAAAAATTAAGTTATAACGAGCAACGAGAGTTTGGTTTGTTGGAAGAGGAAATTGAAAAATTAGAACAGAAGAAACTAGATCTAACCGAAAAGCTAGAATCAGGCGAAAGCGACCACGAAAAGCTCATGAAATGGGGGCAAGAGCTTACCGAAATCACCAATACCATTGATGAAAAAACCATGCGATGGCTTGAGTTAAGCGAACGTGCTTAA
- the trhO gene encoding oxygen-dependent tRNA uridine(34) hydroxylase TrhO, protein MRGRKNKEILYNLYDKETLRKELESRKEDRFTLSFYQYAKIENPELFRDYLFIKLSEVGVLGRIYVAHEGINAQISVPKENYQGFIDRIEEVDFLRNLRMNLAVEHDPYSFLKLKIKVRAKIVADGLDDETFDVTKKGIHVNAQKFNELTDDPNTIVVDMRNHYESEIGHFKNAITPDVDTFRDALNVVEKELEDQKDKNIVMYCTGGIRCEKASAYYKHKGFKNVYQLEGGIIEYARQVKNQNLENKFVGANFVFDDRLAEQISDEVISECHQCGKPWPKHSNCVNDACHLLFIQCDECKSKNNGCCSEECQEFIQLPAEEQKAFKSGKYFGMQVFKKGRQSNFIPAYQAWKKDKNG, encoded by the coding sequence ATGAGAGGAAGAAAGAACAAGGAGATTCTTTATAATCTCTACGATAAAGAAACGCTCCGCAAGGAACTGGAAAGTAGAAAGGAAGACCGCTTTACCCTTTCCTTTTATCAATACGCAAAAATTGAAAACCCAGAGCTGTTTAGAGACTACCTATTTATTAAGCTCTCCGAGGTTGGCGTTTTAGGTCGAATATACGTTGCCCATGAAGGTATCAATGCACAAATTTCAGTTCCAAAAGAAAACTACCAAGGCTTTATAGATAGAATCGAAGAGGTAGATTTTTTAAGAAACTTAAGAATGAATTTGGCCGTTGAGCACGATCCATACAGCTTTCTGAAACTCAAGATAAAAGTAAGAGCCAAAATCGTTGCCGATGGACTAGACGATGAAACCTTTGATGTAACAAAAAAAGGAATTCACGTTAACGCCCAAAAATTTAATGAGCTAACCGACGATCCAAACACCATAGTGGTAGACATGCGAAACCACTACGAAAGCGAAATTGGGCATTTTAAAAACGCTATTACCCCAGATGTAGACACCTTTAGGGATGCGCTAAATGTGGTTGAAAAGGAACTGGAGGACCAGAAAGACAAGAATATCGTAATGTATTGTACGGGTGGAATACGTTGCGAAAAGGCATCAGCCTATTACAAGCACAAAGGATTCAAAAACGTTTATCAACTGGAAGGTGGTATTATCGAATACGCTAGACAGGTGAAAAATCAAAACCTCGAAAACAAGTTTGTAGGCGCCAATTTTGTATTCGATGATAGACTTGCGGAACAAATTTCTGACGAGGTAATTAGCGAGTGCCACCAATGTGGAAAGCCCTGGCCCAAGCATAGCAATTGTGTAAACGACGCTTGCCACTTACTTTTTATCCAATGCGACGAGTGCAAATCCAAAAACAACGGTTGTTGTTCTGAGGAGTGCCAGGAGTTCATCCAACTACCCGCCGAAGAACAAAAGGCTTTTAAAAGTGGTAAATACTTCGGAATGCAGGTATTTAAAAAGGGAAGGCAATCGAACTTTATACCAGCCTACCAAGCTTGGAAAAAAGATAAAAACGGATAA
- a CDS encoding head GIN domain-containing protein, which translates to MTRFFIIPILLLGTTLSSCLNIFNCVDGEGIIIQEEFVGFSASNFSTSISGDIHFVKSNEVKVVVETYENLFKELELKEESDFLKVNFRSCIDYDTPPMVTIYYTDLNAIKINGGGTISFSDTVNTDNFELKINGSGDINLPIIARTLELKINGSGDVKMGGQVENAEIKINGSGDIMAKELITLKSEIGINGSGDVEITVKEDLNTSITGSGDITYFGNPATIHSKNVGSGTVTHGKE; encoded by the coding sequence ATGACCCGCTTTTTTATTATTCCTATTCTCCTTTTAGGAACCACCTTAAGTTCCTGCTTAAATATTTTCAATTGTGTTGATGGGGAGGGTATAATTATTCAGGAGGAATTTGTTGGTTTTTCAGCTTCTAATTTTTCCACCTCTATATCTGGAGATATACACTTTGTAAAATCGAACGAGGTAAAAGTGGTTGTGGAGACGTACGAAAACTTATTTAAAGAATTAGAATTAAAGGAAGAGTCTGATTTCCTAAAGGTGAATTTTAGAAGTTGTATTGATTACGACACTCCTCCCATGGTAACCATTTATTATACTGATCTCAATGCAATAAAGATAAATGGCGGAGGTACCATCTCCTTTTCGGACACGGTTAATACCGATAATTTTGAACTAAAAATCAATGGTTCTGGTGATATTAACTTACCCATAATTGCCCGAACGCTTGAGCTAAAAATCAATGGTTCAGGAGATGTGAAAATGGGAGGACAGGTAGAAAATGCAGAGATTAAAATCAATGGCTCTGGTGATATAATGGCCAAAGAATTAATAACTCTAAAATCCGAAATTGGAATAAACGGTTCTGGTGATGTAGAAATTACAGTAAAAGAAGACCTGAACACTTCAATTACCGGGTCAGGAGATATCACTTATTTTGGTAATCCTGCAACTATTCACAGCAAAAATGTAGGATCAGGAACGGTAACCCATGGGAAGGAGTAA
- the lgt gene encoding prolipoprotein diacylglyceryl transferase yields the protein MIGAITWNVHPEIFPDTLPIRWYGLLFASAFLVGYEVLKRIFKHENKPEEWTDKALIYVMIGTILGARLGHVFFYDWGYYQNHLIEIPMIWKGGLASHGAAIGNILALIYFSKKVTKLTPLYILDRVVVTMAIGATFVRLGNLMNSEIIGKPTGSDFGFIFKRIDGVARHPAQLYEAVCYLFIFILLRHLYYKLNWGNYAGRLFGVFLAAVFFARFVIEFFKENQVAFESELPLNMGQLLSIPLVLAGVAFILLAKPLNTTENVKQN from the coding sequence ATGATAGGTGCAATTACCTGGAACGTACATCCAGAGATTTTCCCAGATACCCTACCCATAAGATGGTACGGCTTACTTTTTGCTTCTGCATTTTTAGTGGGATATGAAGTTTTAAAGCGAATCTTTAAACACGAAAATAAACCCGAGGAGTGGACCGATAAAGCGCTTATCTATGTTATGATTGGGACCATTCTTGGGGCAAGACTGGGGCACGTGTTTTTTTACGATTGGGGATACTATCAAAACCACCTTATTGAAATCCCTATGATATGGAAGGGTGGTTTGGCCAGCCACGGTGCAGCAATAGGAAACATTCTAGCACTTATTTACTTTTCGAAAAAAGTGACCAAGCTAACACCCCTGTATATTTTAGACCGAGTGGTGGTAACCATGGCCATTGGAGCTACATTTGTAAGACTAGGTAACCTAATGAACTCGGAGATTATAGGTAAACCCACAGGTTCTGATTTCGGATTCATTTTTAAACGAATCGATGGTGTTGCCAGACATCCCGCACAATTATATGAGGCCGTTTGTTACCTCTTTATTTTCATACTTCTTAGGCATTTGTACTACAAATTAAACTGGGGGAATTATGCCGGCAGATTATTTGGAGTATTCCTAGCTGCGGTATTCTTTGCACGTTTTGTAATCGAATTTTTTAAGGAAAACCAGGTCGCATTCGAAAGTGAGCTCCCTCTTAATATGGGGCAATTATTAAGCATTCCTCTAGTTCTGGCTGGGGTTGCATTTATACTATTAGCTAAACCATTAAATACCACAGAAAATGTTAAGCAAAATTAG
- a CDS encoding SCO family protein yields MKLSSGGIKILLFLLILSGGITFAYQILKPSPTLKIYQPSDINPRLVDSTLQAQQQNHTIADFNLIDQDSNQVSRKDFQDKIIVADFFFTTCPSICPKMSANLKMVSDHFVDETKLVILSHTVTPEIDSPSVLKQYAKEYDAKDNWIFLTGDRKEIYNLARRSYFAAIDEPSTEGPDFVHTENFVLVDKKGQLRGFYDGTSKIDSERLIADIQVLLNDE; encoded by the coding sequence ATGAAGCTTAGCTCGGGCGGGATAAAAATTTTATTGTTCTTACTTATATTATCTGGAGGTATAACCTTTGCCTATCAGATTTTGAAACCAAGCCCCACCCTTAAAATCTATCAGCCTTCCGATATAAACCCTAGGTTGGTAGACAGCACATTACAGGCGCAGCAACAAAACCATACTATTGCTGACTTTAACCTAATAGATCAAGACAGTAATCAGGTTAGTAGAAAGGATTTCCAAGACAAAATAATTGTGGCCGATTTCTTCTTTACAACCTGCCCCTCTATTTGCCCCAAAATGTCTGCAAACCTTAAAATGGTTTCCGACCACTTTGTTGATGAAACAAAATTGGTCATTTTAAGTCATACGGTTACCCCGGAAATTGATAGCCCTTCGGTATTAAAGCAATACGCCAAAGAATACGATGCAAAAGACAATTGGATTTTCCTAACTGGTGATAGAAAGGAAATCTACAATTTGGCTCGTAGAAGCTATTTTGCAGCTATAGATGAACCAAGTACCGAAGGACCTGATTTTGTGCACACGGAAAATTTTGTCCTTGTCGACAAAAAAGGACAATTGCGTGGCTTTTATGATGGGACGAGTAAAATTGATTCAGAACGATTAATCGCCGATATACAAGTACTTTTAAATGATGAGTAA
- a CDS encoding M1 family metallopeptidase, whose product MKNLLSLVFVCLISLAVSGQTCYWQQHVKYDMDVVLNEKNHQLSGEQVIDYTNNSPDTINEVFYHLYFNAFQPGSMMDVRSRTIEDPDPRVNDRIAHLDETEIGFQKVLSLFVDGKPAKYQTLGTILQVLLPKPILPGKTAQLKMEFLSQVPVQIRRSGRDNKEGISYSMTQWYPKLAEYDKHGWHPNPYVGREFYGIWGDFDVSITANKNLVIGGTGSLKAKTENKNNTTTWHFEAENVHDFAWAGDFDYIHDTKEGPNGLKIHFYYENEEDLIENWTWVQDKTVELFKIMNSTFGPYPYKSYSILQGGDGGMEYPQATLITGERSKNSLLGVIVHEVIHSWYQMILGTNESLYPWMDEGFTTFASGIVMDQLLERKTFNPHTRSIGGYVRLVESGKQEPLSTHADFFHTNFAYGVSSYSKGSIFLWQLNYMLGDEVFFPAMRSYYNQWKFKHPTDKDFIRVMEKKSGVNLDWYLESWVYTNNTIDYGVKNVEKQTGGSLITLEKVGEMAMPIDVKITLNSGKELFYHISNYHLFSGKGVKRKFMHPEAQILNSIDQSLNPWPWTHPEYQFTVKHNPEDIKIIEIDPFQGTADVDRSNNIYTKKPGVAFKGN is encoded by the coding sequence ATGAAAAATTTACTTTCTCTTGTTTTTGTATGCCTTATATCCCTTGCGGTTAGCGGGCAAACTTGTTATTGGCAGCAACATGTAAAATACGATATGGATGTTGTGCTAAACGAGAAAAACCACCAATTAAGCGGAGAGCAAGTTATCGACTACACCAATAATTCTCCTGACACCATAAACGAGGTTTTTTATCACCTATACTTTAATGCCTTTCAGCCGGGAAGCATGATGGATGTTCGATCCAGAACCATAGAAGATCCAGACCCACGAGTAAACGATAGGATTGCTCATTTGGATGAAACTGAGATTGGATTCCAAAAAGTTCTTAGTCTTTTTGTTGATGGTAAACCGGCTAAATACCAAACCCTAGGAACCATACTTCAGGTACTACTTCCAAAACCCATTTTACCAGGTAAAACTGCTCAGTTAAAAATGGAATTTCTTTCTCAGGTTCCCGTTCAAATTAGAAGGAGTGGTAGAGATAACAAAGAAGGAATTTCGTATAGCATGACCCAATGGTACCCAAAGCTAGCGGAATATGACAAACACGGCTGGCATCCAAACCCATATGTAGGAAGAGAGTTTTATGGAATTTGGGGAGATTTTGATGTTTCCATAACGGCTAACAAAAACCTAGTGATTGGAGGTACCGGTTCGTTAAAAGCAAAAACCGAAAACAAGAACAATACAACGACCTGGCACTTTGAAGCAGAAAATGTTCACGATTTTGCCTGGGCGGGAGACTTCGATTACATACATGACACCAAAGAAGGTCCCAATGGATTAAAAATTCATTTCTACTACGAAAACGAGGAAGATCTAATAGAAAACTGGACTTGGGTACAGGATAAAACTGTAGAACTTTTTAAGATTATGAATTCCACCTTTGGGCCATACCCCTATAAATCATACAGCATTTTACAAGGTGGTGATGGTGGAATGGAATATCCTCAAGCTACCCTAATTACTGGGGAGAGATCTAAGAATAGTCTATTGGGAGTAATCGTTCACGAAGTAATTCATTCATGGTATCAAATGATATTGGGCACCAATGAAAGCTTATATCCATGGATGGATGAAGGCTTTACCACATTCGCTTCGGGAATAGTTATGGACCAGCTTTTAGAGCGCAAAACATTTAATCCACACACAAGATCTATTGGCGGGTATGTTAGGTTAGTAGAAAGTGGAAAACAAGAACCGCTTAGTACGCACGCCGATTTCTTCCATACCAATTTTGCATATGGAGTATCAAGCTACAGTAAAGGATCTATATTTTTATGGCAACTAAATTACATGTTGGGTGATGAAGTATTCTTCCCAGCCATGAGAAGCTATTACAACCAATGGAAATTTAAACACCCAACGGATAAAGATTTTATCCGCGTAATGGAGAAAAAATCTGGAGTTAATTTAGACTGGTATTTGGAGTCTTGGGTATATACCAACAACACCATCGATTATGGGGTAAAGAATGTTGAAAAGCAAACTGGTGGATCTCTAATAACACTAGAAAAGGTTGGTGAAATGGCCATGCCCATCGATGTGAAAATCACCTTAAATTCAGGAAAGGAATTATTCTATCATATTAGCAATTACCACCTTTTCTCCGGTAAGGGAGTGAAGAGAAAATTTATGCACCCCGAAGCTCAAATCCTTAATAGCATAGACCAAAGTCTGAACCCTTGGCCTTGGACACATCCAGAATACCAGTTCACGGTTAAACATAATCCAGAAGACATTAAAATTATAGAGATCGATCCATTCCAGGGTACTGCTGATGTGGACAGGTCCAACAATATTTACACCAAAAAACCAGGTGTTGCGTTTAAAGGAAACTAA
- the yidD gene encoding membrane protein insertion efficiency factor YidD, whose translation MRIIRSIFKTPVKIYQWIISPLFPANCRFTPTCSQYTIEAIEVHGPIKGWFLGLKRISKCHPWGQSGYDPVPKKKDNV comes from the coding sequence GTGAGAATTATTAGATCCATATTTAAAACACCTGTAAAAATTTATCAGTGGATTATATCTCCGCTATTTCCGGCCAATTGCCGTTTTACGCCTACTTGCAGCCAATATACTATCGAGGCTATTGAAGTGCACGGTCCAATAAAAGGTTGGTTTTTGGGATTAAAGCGCATATCAAAATGTCACCCTTGGGGGCAAAGTGGGTACGATCCTGTTCCTAAAAAGAAAGATAATGTATAA
- a CDS encoding Fur family transcriptional regulator: protein MPNIDSASANNKVYEEAREIFTAYMQQKNLRKTPERYAILEVIYNAVGHFDVEKLYVIMKNKNYRVSRATVYNTLDLLVECGLVTKHQFGQNMAQFEKCYGFKQHDHLICQKCNKVLEFCDPRIQNIKKMVEEAYDFDIKHHTLQFYGVCNNPNCEEKKAD, encoded by the coding sequence ATGCCAAATATAGATTCAGCATCAGCGAATAATAAAGTTTACGAAGAGGCAAGGGAGATCTTTACTGCCTACATGCAGCAAAAGAATCTTCGAAAAACCCCAGAGCGTTATGCCATTTTAGAAGTGATCTACAATGCAGTGGGGCACTTTGATGTTGAAAAGCTTTACGTGATAATGAAAAACAAAAATTATCGTGTAAGTAGAGCAACCGTATACAACACCTTAGATCTATTAGTAGAGTGTGGATTGGTTACCAAACATCAATTCGGTCAGAATATGGCCCAATTCGAAAAATGTTACGGGTTTAAACAACACGACCACCTAATCTGCCAAAAATGTAACAAGGTTCTAGAGTTCTGTGACCCTAGGATACAGAACATTAAAAAAATGGTAGAAGAAGCTTACGACTTTGATATAAAACATCATACGCTGCAGTTCTACGGTGTTTGTAACAACCCTAATTGCGAAGAAAAAAAAGCTGATTAA
- a CDS encoding DUF192 domain-containing protein, translated as MLSKIRGVKGAVIVLLILALLAFVFSSIFNSTSSRKGSIKKPKSQVEKATEFTKEGELHILSTENDTVVSIDIELATDQYEIARGMMFRREMGDLEGMLFIMPTEQIQSFWMKNCYLSLDMIFADSKGIIGSAQTYTEPYSMKSLPSEKPSKYVLETKAGFWDKHQIKPGYKMVFNAL; from the coding sequence ATGTTAAGCAAAATTAGAGGTGTAAAGGGCGCCGTAATTGTTTTACTTATCCTAGCTCTTCTGGCCTTTGTTTTTTCCTCAATATTCAATTCAACTTCTTCTAGAAAAGGCTCGATTAAAAAGCCCAAATCCCAGGTCGAAAAAGCCACTGAATTTACTAAGGAAGGTGAATTACACATTCTGAGCACTGAAAATGACACTGTGGTATCCATTGATATTGAACTTGCAACGGATCAATATGAAATAGCAAGAGGAATGATGTTTAGAAGGGAAATGGGCGACCTAGAGGGCATGTTGTTCATAATGCCAACCGAGCAGATACAAAGTTTCTGGATGAAGAACTGTTACTTATCCTTGGATATGATATTTGCCGATAGTAAAGGTATAATTGGAAGTGCTCAAACGTACACCGAACCATATTCCATGAAAAGCTTGCCATCCGAAAAGCCCTCGAAATACGTACTTGAAACCAAAGCTGGTTTTTGGGATAAGCACCAAATTAAACCTGGGTACAAAATGGTTTTTAATGCGCTTTAG